A single genomic interval of Armigeres subalbatus isolate Guangzhou_Male chromosome 1, GZ_Asu_2, whole genome shotgun sequence harbors:
- the LOC134212444 gene encoding transmembrane protein 205, protein MCLHKMEHRVIGLESNQLLEGATLSELCVMQKRQEVIKECLLEKVPPEGKNAAKEEVLYKDPLVGATQATRQVFDSIRELRERFQRSTTYKILTRTTQPSHAISMLFVSFILLVLWPNLVGQSPITSSEAAAEAGAKSTACPVTQTKSVLVSLAYFGSFATHFGAQMWMTFVSGLALYFNLPRHTFGRIQEILFPKYFSMGTALSIVTLLTFIKLQQTAHPELLSASISSWDPLIVLQLVSLALCAALELIVWLYLAPPMLRLMHQKYHFEASETVGQEVGHFSGSENVQLKRSNNYQNVHKRFRQIHMITAMANMVSLLCTFVHLHYLASRVQLL, encoded by the exons ATGTGTCTTCACAAGATGGAACATCGCGTGATCGGATTAGAAAGCAATCAGCTGTTGGAAGGCGCAACGCTGAGTGAGTTATGTGTTATGCAAAAGAGGCAGGAAGTGATCAAGGAATGCCTGCTGGAGAAAGTGCCACCGGAAGGGAAGAATGCAGCCAAAGAGGAAGTGCTCTACAAAGATCCTCTGGTCGGTGCCACGCAAGCCACGCGGCAGGTGTTCGATTCCATTAGGGAGCTGCGAGAGAGATTTCAAAGAAGTACCACCTACAA AATCCTCACCCGCACCACGCAGCCATCGCATGCAATCTCGATGCTGTTCGTCTCCTTCATCCTGCTGGTGCTGTGGCCCAACCTTGTAGGGCAATCACCAATCACTAGCAGTGAAGCTGCAGCGGAGGCTGGAGCCAAAAGCACCGCCTGTCCTGTGACGCAAACCAAAAGCGTTCTTGTGTCCCTGGCGTACTTTGGTTCCTTCGCGACACACTTCGGCGCCCAGATGTGGATGACCTTTGTGTCCGGTTTGGCCCTTTATTTCAACCTGCCACGACACACCTTTGGTCGCATCCAGGAAATTCTGTTCCCCAAGTACTTCTCCATGGGAACCGCGCTGAGCATTGTGACTTTGCTGACCTTCATCAAACTGCAACAGACGGCGCATCCGGAGCTTCTGTCCGCCAGCATCAGCAGCTGGGACCCTCTGATCGTGCTCCAGCTCGTCAGTCTGGCGCTTTGTGCCGCCCTGGAGCTCATTGTGTGGCTCTACCTGGCTCCTCCAATGCTGCGCTTGATGCACCAAAAGTACCACTTCGAAGCCAGTGAAACCGTCGGCCAGGAGGTCGGCCACTTCAGCGGATCGGAAAACGTCCAGCTGAAACGCTCAAATAACTACCAGAACGTGCACAAACGTTTCCGACAGATCCACATGATCACGGCGATGGCCAACATGGTGTCCCTCTTGTGCACCTTTGTTCACCTACACTACCTTGCCTCGCGAGTTCAGCTGCTGTAG